The Schizosaccharomyces pombe strain 972h- genome assembly, chromosome: I genome contains a region encoding:
- a CDS encoding Ca(2+) transporter: MSDSSSSSTSAFVSSLVFNFAIFCAFIGLFLCLRPREKHVYQPRCIIDTQPKEEKPEPSPSSPFGLFAYVVKRSETYLIQYAGVDGYFFIRYLFTFGALCILGCLVLFPILLPVNATNGVGEKGFDILSFSNVKNHNRFYAHVFLSWLFFGFTIFIIYRELRYYVIFRHAMQSSGLYNNLPSSSTMLLTELPNSVLNDEETLHELFPNASEFTCVRDLKKLEKKVKKRSDLGNKYESTLNSLINKSVKKHNKLVKKHKPLPSTLDYTAYVKKRPTHRLKFLIGKKVDTIDYCRDTIAELDEVVDKLQTSLEERKKVGSVFIRFRSQTDLQTAYQAFLYSKKFRKYRFGRALVGIAPEDIVWSNLDLSMYTRRGKKTISNTILTLMIIFWAFPVAVVGCISNVNYLIEKVHFLKFIDHMPPKLLGIITGILPSVALSILMSLVPPFIKFLGKFGGALTVQEIENYCQNWYYAFQVVQVFLVTTMTSAATSAVVQVIKEPASSMTLLASNLPKASNFYISYFLLQGLSIPGGALLQIVTLLLSKVLGRIFDNTPRKKWNRWNQLSAPSWGTVYPVYSLLVTIMICYSIIAPIIIGFAAVAFVLIYFAYSYNLIYVLGHNADAKGRNYPRALFQVFVGLYLAEVCLIGLFVLAKNWGATVLEAVFLGFTVACHLYFKYKFLPLMDAVPISAIESVSERPEIKYPMDLGTSEMKNVGRAYPEILEKLSSSSGSDEFLETSSRTSENTKEKIDKDDEGFAITNISSVHKMPSFVLSYFSDLAASNRILTGFDRVLQLLPSFYDIPVRVRNVQYVSPALKATPPSVWIPKDPLGLSTYAIEDARGKVDIFDDNTTFNEKGNLQYTGPPPDYDEAIRS, from the coding sequence ATGTCCGACAGCAGCAGTTCTTCTACGTCGGCGTTCGTATCATCGTTAGTCTTCAATTTTGCTATCTTTTGCGCCTTCATCggtctttttttatgtttgcGTCCTCGCGAGAAACACGTTTACCAACCTAGATGTATTATAGATACTCAAccaaaagaagagaaacCAGAGCCTTCCCCCTCTAGCCCTTTTGGTTTGTTTGCTTACGTTGTGAAACGCTCTGAGACATATCTTATCCAATACGCTGGTGTGGatggttatttttttattcgcTATCTCTTCACATTTGGTGCCCTTTGTATCCTAGGCTGTTTAGTTCTTTTCCCCATCCTCCTTCCTGTAAACGCAACAAACGGTGTGGGTGAAAAGGGATTTGATATTCTTTCATTCTCAAACGTCAAAAATCATAATCGATTTTATGCCCATGTTTTTCTCTCTTGGTTGTTTTTCGGTTTCACCATTTTCATAATATATCGTGAGCTTCGCTATTATGTTATTTTTCGACATGCCATGCAATCTTCAGGTCTTTATAACAATCTTCCTTCTTCCTCTACGATGTTGCTGACTGAGCTTCCAAACTCAGTTTTAAACGATGAGGAAACTCTTCATGAGCTTTTTCCAAACGCTTCTGAGTTTACATGCGTCCGTGATCTCAAGAAGCTGGAAAAAAAGGTCAAGAAACGCAGTGACCTTGGAAACAAGTATGAGAGTACTCTTAACAGCCTTATTAATAAGTCtgttaaaaaacataataAGCTTGTCAAAAAGCATAAGCCACTTCCTTCAACCTTGGATTATACCGCTTACGTGAAGAAGCGTCCAACTCATCGCCTTAAATTCTTGATTGGAAAAAAGGTTGATACTATTGACTACTGTAGAGACACGATCGCTGAATTGGATGAGGTTGTCGATAAATTACAAACTTCACTCGAGGAGCGCAAAAAAGTTGGTTCTGTGTTTATCAGATTCCGTAGTCAAACGGACTTGCAAACTGCTTATCAGGCCTTCCTTTACTCAAAAAAGTTTAGAAAATACCGTTTCGGTCGTGCTTTGGTCGGCATTGCTCCAGAAGATATCGTTTGGTCCAATCTTGACCTTTCTATGTACACCAGAAGAGGCAAAAAGACTATTTCAAATACTATTCTTACTCTTATGATTATTTTCTGGGCATTTCCAGTTGCAGTAGTCGGTTGTATATCCAACGTTAACTATCTTATTGAAAAGGTTCATTTCTTGAAATTTATCGACCATATGCCTCCAAAATTGCTTGGTATCATTACAGGAATTCTCCCCTCTGTTGCTCTCTCCATTTTGATGTCGCTTGTTCCACCGTTTATCAAGTTTTTAGGAAAGTTTGGCGGCGCTCTTACCGTTCAAgagattgaaaattattgtCAAAACTGGTATTACGCATTTCAGGTCGTTCAAGTCTTTTTGGTAACTACAATGACATCGGCTGCTACGTCTGCCGTTGTACAAGTTATTAAAGAACCAGCATCTTCCATGACACTACTTGCCAGTAATCTTCCAAAGGCGTCTAACTTTTACATTTCATATTTCCTTTTGCAAGGACTTTCAATTCCTGGAGGAGCTTTATTGCAAATAGTAACATTACTTTTGTCGAAAGTTTTAGGGCGCATATTCGATAATACACCTCGAAAGAAGTGGAATCGCTGGAATCAACTTTCCGCACCTAGCTGGGGTACGGTTTATCCGGTCTATTCTTTGTTGGTGACTATCATGATTTGCTACTCGATCATTGCTCCTATTATAATTGGATTTGCCGCTGTAgcatttgttttaatttattttgcatattcctataatttaatttatgtCTTAGGGCATAACGCTGACGCAAAGGGCAGAAATTATCCTAGAGCTCTTTTCCAAGTATTTGTCGGTCTTTACTTAGCAGAAGTCTGCTTAATTGGCTTATTTGTTTTGGCTAAGAATTGGGGCGCTACCGTACTCGAAGCCGTATTTTTGGGTTTTACGGTGGCATGCCATCTTTATTTcaaatacaaatttttaccTTTGATGGATGCTGTTCCAATTAGTGCTATCGAAAGTGTTTCCGAGCGACctgaaattaaatatccAATGGACCTGGGTACGTCTGAAATGAAGAACGTGGGTCGTGCTTATCCCGAAATTCTGGAAAAATTGTCATCATCTTCTGGAAGTGATGAATTCTTAGAAACAAGTAGCAGAACTTCGGAAAAtaccaaagaaaaaatagataaGGACGACGAGGGCTTTGCTATTACGAATATCTCATCTGTACATAAAATGCCTAGTTTCGTTTTAAGTTATTTTTCTGACCTTGCTGCTTCTAATAGGATCCTGACTGGATTCGATCGTGTTTTACAATTACTTCCTTCATTTTACGATATTCCTGTGCGTGTACGTAATGTACAATATGTGAGTCCTGCTTTGAAAGCTACACCACCATCAGTTTGGATTCCAAAAGATCCTCTTGGATTGTCGACCTATGCAATTGAGGATGCGCGTGGAAAGGTGGATATTTTCGACGATAACACAACATTTAATGAGAAGGGTAATCTCCAATATACTGGTCCACCTCCCGACTACGATGAGGCGATCAGGAGTTAA